Genomic DNA from Vagococcus luciliae:
TCCAAAGTATTGAAAGAAGAAACGATTGATAGTGTTGAAGAGATAAAATTAGTCTCAGAAAGAGAAAATACGACTGATATAGAAAATGAGTCATTAGATGGAAAAATTATCACCTCACCAATTGTTGGAGTGATTTACACGTCAAGTAAACCTGGAGCACCACCTTTTGTATCAGTCGGAGAAAGTGTATCTGTTGGCGATACTTTATGTATTATTGAAGCCATGAAAATTATGAATGATGTCGTGA
This window encodes:
- the accB gene encoding acetyl-CoA carboxylase biotin carboxyl carrier protein, whose translation is MGIESVKELVSQFEHSDIREMNVAVEGLSLYLSKNEVNHPNENQMLSKVLKEETIDSVEEIKLVSERENTTDIENESLDGKIITSPIVGVIYTSSKPGAPPFVSVGESVSVGDTLCIIEAMKIMNDVVSDTSGTVTEIFVENEQIVEFGQPLFRIS